The genomic stretch GAGCTTTACAACTTTACGCTGTATTACGACAACACCCGCTTTGCAGCTCGAATAGCGCTTAATCATAAAGGGGCTTATATCGAAGAGCACGGTGGCGATAACCAATCGGATAGCTACTATGGCGCCAACACCAGCGTCGACTTTACGACGTCATACCAACTTAATGAACAAACGTTAGTTTACCTAGAACTGAGTAACCTCACCAACGAAGCATTGCAGTACTACCAAGGTGAGCAAGGTCGTCCATTACAGGTGGAATACTATGGTATCCGCGGTATGGTCGGCATTAACTATCAATTTTAATCCAAGCTCTCTTGATTAAGCCAATTGATATAAACCGGTTGATGGGCAATTCGCATAGGATTGCCCTCGAATTACCGAGGATCCTATGATGTTGCAGATCACACTATTTAACGCCCGCCCGCGCTGGCTAAAGGATGCCCAAGGTTTCGGCTTTGTCCTGTTCGCCGCGACCAGTGCGTTTATGACTTACTTTTGTATGTACGCCTTTCGTAAGCCATTTTCGGTCAATACCTATGAAGCCTTTGATGACCCGAGCTGGGTTGTTAGCTTTAAAATTGCCCTGATCCTATCGCAAGTGTTTGGCTACCTATGCGCGAAATTTATCGGCGTTAAAGTGATTGCTGAAGTGCAGCATCATTATCGCGGCCGTGCAATTTTAGGCATGATTTTAACTGCTGAGATTGCACTGGTGCTATTTGCCATCACCCCCACGGGCTGGAATCTGGTTTGGCTGTTTGCCAATGGCCTCTCCCTTGGCATGATCTGGGGGCTGGTTTTTAGCTTTTTAGAAGGTCGTAAAACCACCGAAATCTTAGGTGCGGTACTTAGCGTGACTTTTATTCTTGCCTCTGGGTTGGTTAGAACTGTGGGCAAATGGCTGGTGACCGAGCTCAACGTGCCTGAACTTTGGATGCCGGCAGCAACCGGAGCGATTTTTCTGCCGCTGCTTGTACTCAGCGTAGCTTGTCTTAATAGTATTCCTGAGCCCACACAAGAGGATGAGCAATTACGACAAAAGCGCGCGCCAATGGATGGTAAGGCAAGACTGGCGTTTTTTAAACAGTACTGGTTTGGAATAACCGTACTGGTGCTTAGCTTTTTACTCTTTACTGGCTTTCGTGACTTTAGAGATAACTTCTCAGCCGAGATCTGGCAGGCCTTAGGATATGGGCAAGAGCCCGCGATTTTTGCTTATGCCGGGATCCGCATCGCCTTTATCGTACTCATTGCGCTTGCCGCTTTGGTATTAATTAAAAATAACCGTATCGCATTTTTTGCCAATCATGGCTTTGTTTTACTCGGGGCTTTACTGCTGGCTGGCAGCACCTATTTATACCAGATCCAAAGTCTCGATCCTAAAACGTGGATGGTACTGCTGGGAGCTGGTCTTTATATCAGTTATATCCCCTATAACTGCCTTTTGTTTGACCGCATGATCTCAGCGGTTGGCTCAACTGCGAACGCCGGTTTTTTGATTTATCTGGCGGATTCGGCGGGCTACATCGGCTCTGTGGGCATTTTGCTTTATAAAACCTTTGCCACACCGGAGCTCAGTTGGCTGCACTTTTTTACCATGGCTTGCTACTGGGTAGCGTTTATCGCAAGCGCCCTGGTCCTGAGCTCAATTATTTACTTTGCCGTGAAATTAAAGCGACCACGTAAGGCGTCAACGCAAGTAAGCACCACGGCACTATCATCACATATTTCCTAGCTAGGAGTCTTAGCAACATGAAACACATTGAAGCGTTAATTTTGGATTGGGCTGGTACTGTGGTCGACTATGGTTCGATTGCCCCCACCAGCATTTTTGTTGAAGCATTTAAGCAGGCGTATCAATTTGATATTTCCTTAGCTGAAGCGCGCGGCCCGATGGGTATGGGCAAATGGGATCACATTAATACCTTGCTGCAAATGGACAGCGTCCGCACCCGCTGGATAACGCAATTTGGTCAGGCACCGAGTGCGGCAGATGTTGACCATATTTATCAAACCTTTATGCCACTTCAGCAAGCAAAAGTCGCCGACCGAGCAGCCCCCATTCCGGGCGTACTTGCGGTGATCAAACGTTTGCAACAACAAGGCGTTAAGATTGGCAGTTGCTCTGGGTATCCCAAGCCGGTGATGGACGTACTAGTGCCTGCCGCTGCCGATTATGGTTACCAGCCAGATTGTGTGGTTGCCAGTGATGAGTGCGTGGCTGGCTCTCGCCCTGGCCCTTGGATGGCGCTAGAAAACGTACAACAACTTGGAATAAATCGCGTATCAGGATGCGTAAAAGTCGATGATTCCGCACCGGGAATTAGCGAGGGGTTAAATGCCGGCATGTGGACCGTTGGACTTGCGTTAACGGGTAATGCGGTGGGGCTTAGCGAAGAAGAATGGACTGCGCTCAGTCACGAAGAGCAAAGAGCACGCTCACTGAGTGCCTATCAGCAGCTTGGCGAGGCCGGTGCGCATTATGTGATTGATTCACTTGCCGACATCGAAATGGTCTTGGTGGATATTTCTGCTCGTATCGCCCGTGGAGAGCGCCCGTAATGCGTTTTCAGCCTTTTTGGTTTGATGAAGCAATCACTCAAACCGATATTGAAGCCGCAGCAAGCGCGCCGCCTCATGGCGCGTTGGATACCCAAGTTTGTATCATAGGTGGCGGCTTTACTGGCCTTTGGACAGCCATAGCGCTGAAAAAGCAAAAACCTGAGCTGAATATCGCCATTATTGAAAAAGACCTCTGTGGACAAGGCGCCTCGGGGCGTAATGGTGGAGCTATGCTGACATGGTCGACTAAATTTGCCAGCTTAATTAAAGAGTTTGGCTTAGAGCAAGCCTGCTTTTTAGTACGCCAGTCAGAGCAGGCCGTTCATGATATTAAAGCCTTTACCAGTAAACACGGGATTGAATGTGATTGCCGTGTTGATGGTGCTTACTATACGGCTTCAAATCACAGCCAGCGCAATGCCTTTGGCCCCATTATCACCCTACTCGAGCAACACCAGCTTAATGCGTGGCAAAGACTGGATAAATCGCAGTTACAAGCAACCGGCTCTAATGCCAACCTTGCTGGAATTTACTCCCCCCACGGGGGTAGTGTTCAACCCGCCAAGCTTGTGCGTGGACTAATGAAGGTGGCAAAAACCCTTGGGGTCAAGGTATTTGAACACACCCGCTACCTAAAGCACCAAGGCCAAGACACACTAACCATTACCACAGACAAAGGCGAGATCAGAGCCAATCAGCTGGTGTTTGCCGTTAATGCTTGGCTGCCAAGCTTATTGCCGCAATTTTCTCGCAGCGTGGTGTTGGTTTCGAGCGATATGGCGATCACCACACCAGCACCTGAAAAGCTTACGACAATGGGGTTGAACCATGGTGCTCCGGTGATTGATGCACGTATTTTTGTGAATTACTACCGCACCACCTCATGCGGTCGATTAATGCTTGGCAAAGGCGGGAACTATTTTAGTTTCAATAACCAAGTGAGAGACACCTTTCACCGCGCTAGCCGTTATCAAGCCATTCTTGAGCGCTCATTTAGCCATTTCTTTGCACATCACCAGCTTGAGATAGAAAGAACCTGGACCGGCCCCTCAGACCGAAGTGTTTCTGGCATGCCTTTCTTTGGTCACTTAAATGGTCAAGCTAATGTCTTTTATGGCAGCGGCTACTCGGGCAACGGCGTAGTGCAGTCCTATTTAGGTGGGCAAATCTTAGCGAGTCTACTGCTTAACCAACAGAACGACTGGCGTCACTGCGCTTTAGTCAACCAAACGCTTAAACAGTTCCCCGTCGAGCCATTTCGCACCGCGGGGGCTTTAATGGTGAGAAATGCCATTCGCCGTAAAGAAAACGCAGAAGATAACAATATGCCACCGCATAAACTCGATGTTTGGCTAAGCAAGCTTAGTGGCAGCGCAGCTAAATTAGATCCGAACGTGAAGCAGGAGTATATAAAGTGAATGCCATTATCGCGTTGCGCCGTTTTGATGATTTAGGAAAAGATCCGTGTTTAACCGTTTTACCTAGCAGTTATTGGTTTAGTCAGATAGAAGCCTATTTGGCGAGTTAGGCCAATCTGATTTTACAAGTCATATTTATCCTGTCATAAAACGATAGTAAGCTTGTCACAAAAGGTTTTATCGACTCTATTATGCTGCTTTATCAACGTATTCGAAACCATATCCAAACGCTGCTAGCCGCTGGCAGCATGACGCCCGGTGCTAAATTGCCTTCAGAGCGTGCGCTGCAAGAAACATTTAGCTCAACACGGATCACCGTCCGTGAAGCCCTTGCACGACTAGAAGCCGAAGGACTTATCTTTAGCCAAAAGCGTCGCGGCTGGTTTGTCACGCCGGAAAAACTCAAATGGCATCCAGCTAAAAAAGTGAACTTTAACCACCTTGCCATTGAGCAGGGTTTTACGCCAACAACTCAAGTGGTAGCAATCAATCTTCCTTCCACTGCCCCTGAGTTTAGCGACTCATATTTTGACGGCCAGCCGGTGTATGAATTAACCCGAGTACGCGCGTTAGATGGTCGCGCAATCATGATGGAACAGATCTATTGTGCAGCCGAACGTTTTGCCGACTTACATAACCAACCGCTGGATGGTTCTATCACAGAAGTGATGTCGACCCACTACCAAGTTGACGTCAGCTTTGAACAGTGCGTGATAAGCGTCACCGTGCTACCCGATGATGTTGCCGACAAATTAGAAAAGAACAACGGCGCACCTTGCTTAAAGGTACTGCGCGCCCGCTATGACGCCGAGCAAGCATTGGTGGATTACAATATTGAATATTGGCTCCATGACGCCATCGAGATGATTGTTGAGGGCGTGTAACCCTCATACACGTAGGTCGTGCTTTAGCACGACAACCTTTCCTATCACCTGCGGTTGTCCTATTTTAGAAATAGCGCTAAGTTTAAATTCGGTACTCCCACATTTGACAACTGCAAGGAACATCAAGATGGCTAATTTTAATGAGCGACTTAAAAGCCTAGATCTGAGCCGAATAACACAGTTACACTTTAGCCACAATGATGTTTAAACGTGGGGCTTGATTGATAAAGTCAGTTGCGAATAACCCTCATTAGAAAACAAGATTGGAAATACGGAATTAGCTAATGAAAAAAGTGCATGAATGGATTATGGCTCCTCACATGATAGAAACGTCCTATGCATACCTCTTATCGTCCAAATTGATGTGGCAACACAATATAACTGTTTCAATTGTTCACGCAGCACTATCGTTAGAAATATTGTTTAAAAGCTTTCATGCTGAAGTATCCGGTAATGAAGGGCAAATAAACGAAAAATATAAATTAAAAACTGATGGTATCCTAAAAGGTAATGGCAAACATGATTTATTGAGCCTCTATGATTCACTACCAAAAGATATCAAGCGCTTGTTTGAAAGTGACTTTACTAGAGACATGCTTACAAAATACCGCAAAGTTTTTGTGGATAGTAGATATGTTTATGAGAGGGGTGCTATTTCTGGGGGGTCAGATGCACTGGCATCAATTGCTGATAAGTTGATCAGAAAAACTGTTGAAATATACAAACAGCGTGGGTGCGATGATATATGGATAACTCAATACCCTAATGTTTAATTTATATTGGAATACGACCATTGCTTACGCGGTGTTTATTACATACACCAG from Pseudoalteromonas sp. UG3-2 encodes the following:
- a CDS encoding DUF5690 family protein yields the protein MMLQITLFNARPRWLKDAQGFGFVLFAATSAFMTYFCMYAFRKPFSVNTYEAFDDPSWVVSFKIALILSQVFGYLCAKFIGVKVIAEVQHHYRGRAILGMILTAEIALVLFAITPTGWNLVWLFANGLSLGMIWGLVFSFLEGRKTTEILGAVLSVTFILASGLVRTVGKWLVTELNVPELWMPAATGAIFLPLLVLSVACLNSIPEPTQEDEQLRQKRAPMDGKARLAFFKQYWFGITVLVLSFLLFTGFRDFRDNFSAEIWQALGYGQEPAIFAYAGIRIAFIVLIALAALVLIKNNRIAFFANHGFVLLGALLLAGSTYLYQIQSLDPKTWMVLLGAGLYISYIPYNCLLFDRMISAVGSTANAGFLIYLADSAGYIGSVGILLYKTFATPELSWLHFFTMACYWVAFIASALVLSSIIYFAVKLKRPRKASTQVSTTALSSHIS
- the phnX gene encoding phosphonoacetaldehyde hydrolase, which produces MKHIEALILDWAGTVVDYGSIAPTSIFVEAFKQAYQFDISLAEARGPMGMGKWDHINTLLQMDSVRTRWITQFGQAPSAADVDHIYQTFMPLQQAKVADRAAPIPGVLAVIKRLQQQGVKIGSCSGYPKPVMDVLVPAAADYGYQPDCVVASDECVAGSRPGPWMALENVQQLGINRVSGCVKVDDSAPGISEGLNAGMWTVGLALTGNAVGLSEEEWTALSHEEQRARSLSAYQQLGEAGAHYVIDSLADIEMVLVDISARIARGERP
- a CDS encoding FAD-dependent oxidoreductase, producing the protein MRFQPFWFDEAITQTDIEAAASAPPHGALDTQVCIIGGGFTGLWTAIALKKQKPELNIAIIEKDLCGQGASGRNGGAMLTWSTKFASLIKEFGLEQACFLVRQSEQAVHDIKAFTSKHGIECDCRVDGAYYTASNHSQRNAFGPIITLLEQHQLNAWQRLDKSQLQATGSNANLAGIYSPHGGSVQPAKLVRGLMKVAKTLGVKVFEHTRYLKHQGQDTLTITTDKGEIRANQLVFAVNAWLPSLLPQFSRSVVLVSSDMAITTPAPEKLTTMGLNHGAPVIDARIFVNYYRTTSCGRLMLGKGGNYFSFNNQVRDTFHRASRYQAILERSFSHFFAHHQLEIERTWTGPSDRSVSGMPFFGHLNGQANVFYGSGYSGNGVVQSYLGGQILASLLLNQQNDWRHCALVNQTLKQFPVEPFRTAGALMVRNAIRRKENAEDNNMPPHKLDVWLSKLSGSAAKLDPNVKQEYIK
- a CDS encoding UTRA domain-containing protein; the encoded protein is MLLYQRIRNHIQTLLAAGSMTPGAKLPSERALQETFSSTRITVREALARLEAEGLIFSQKRRGWFVTPEKLKWHPAKKVNFNHLAIEQGFTPTTQVVAINLPSTAPEFSDSYFDGQPVYELTRVRALDGRAIMMEQIYCAAERFADLHNQPLDGSITEVMSTHYQVDVSFEQCVISVTVLPDDVADKLEKNNGAPCLKVLRARYDAEQALVDYNIEYWLHDAIEMIVEGV